In bacterium, the genomic window GGTTCGGGACTGACTTGATGCTTGCGAGAAAGACAGGCCTATAGGACTCGGTTTGAAGTAATGCAATGTTCAGCGGGGCAAACCGCGCTCCGGGTGGATCAACCAGTGTTAACGTCGCGTACACAAAGAGAGGAATGCAAACAACAAGATAGATGGTCTTGCTTTTAAAAGCGACGGCCAGGTCATGCATGAGCAGCGTGATAACGGTGCGAATCATACGTATAACGTCTGGTAAAAGGCGGATTGAAAATACGCGTCGGGGGCTCCATCGAAGGCGACAACCCCCTCGTGCAGAACAAGAATGCGCGTGGCAAGGGATTTGATTTCCTCCGGGCGGTGCGATGTAAAAAGGATCGTCTTCCCCAGTGCGTGAATACGGTGGATCAGACGATAGATATCCTTGGTCGTTTCAAAATCCAGCGCGGAGGTGGGTTCATCCAGAAGCAAAATGGGCGGATCCGCCAGAAGTGAACGGCCGATGCTGACCCGCTGTTTCAGGCCCTTCGACAAAGTCCGCACAGGACTACGGCGAAAGGGTATGAGCTTAAATTCCCGCAGGGTGTCTTCAACACGTGAAGCCGGCACCACGAAAAGACGGGCAAAGAGCATTAGATTGTAATCAACCGAAAAGGCGTCATGAAGATTGGGACTCTCAGGGACAAATCCAATCATCCGGATAAGTGCAAGTCGATCCCGGAGATTGACGCCTTGCACCGAAACATGCCCCCCATCCGGATTCAGCCAGTTTGCCAAAAGCTTGAGCAAAGTCGATTTACCAGCTCCGTTATGCCCGACAATCGCTATCAACTCACCCTGTGCCACACTGAAACTCGCCCCCAGCAACCCCCGATTACCGGGGTAGACTTTCGAGAGCTGACGGATATCCAAATACACGTCTTGTATTGCTTGGGCGGATACCATGTCGCCTTTTTTAGACCAATTTGGCAATAACAATGACGAGAATAACTACAACTAATACACCTATGATAAATCCCATAAATACTCCTCCAAGAATCCAATTCTTGCTTTTGTTATTGCGGGAGATTCTCCCCCTTTGTTCAGATACGTTTCGACCTTTTCTTTTTAGTAAACCACCTCGTTCCTTATTTAAGACAGTATAAACGATGAACAGGGCGCGCAAAATAGGGTGTAACCCTACCCTAAATTAACATTAGGGCTTCTGCTTGAAGCCAATGCTGCGCGTCGCGTCCCTGCGGACAGTTTTCCGCCTGATAAATCGCGTAAGCCTTTCGGGCCACCTCATCATGCGACGGTTTTGTCTTGATTGCCTCTTGGATGTTGTTCGCAGGTGACGCCTTCGGCTGTCCGCTGGCCGTTTCCCCATTCTTCGAGGAGTTTGAGTGATGTCTATGTGTATTTATCATGACGGTAAGTTATACTTGATCAGCAATGGGAGCTATGGGGTATATCCCTATAGCACGAGATAACTCTGACGACTGTCACTCAGATGATGATGCTGGCCAATCCGACGGCCCACCGGGGCCGAATCCGAAGACTGCGCTCCGGATTGCGCACAAAACGGCGGGCGGGATGGTTAGAATAGATTGACGTGCCATGACATGATGCGGTGAAACCACGGTTTACGAATTGTGATGGCTGCACCTGCGTGTCGGATTTGAGGTTTTAGGCGTACTTATCGATCCTTACGCCTTTTGCAGAATATGCCAATAAAACGGTATAATACCCAATGTCTACGGCACTTTTAATGGAGCCAGCTATCGGACTTGAACCGATGACCTGCTGATTACAAATCAAACGGACCTTTTTACTTTTTGCCAATATAATAAAGATTTATATTGATTTGGATACATTATGGAAACATAATTGCACCCATAAATGAAACCATGAGTCCAATACGGACGATCGATGAAGG contains:
- a CDS encoding ABC transporter ATP-binding protein, with the translated sequence MVSAQAIQDVYLDIRQLSKVYPGNRGLLGASFSVAQGELIAIVGHNGAGKSTLLKLLANWLNPDGGHVSVQGVNLRDRLALIRMIGFVPESPNLHDAFSVDYNLMLFARLFVVPASRVEDTLREFKLIPFRRSPVRTLSKGLKQRVSIGRSLLADPPILLLDEPTSALDFETTKDIYRLIHRIHALGKTILFTSHRPEEIKSLATRILVLHEGVVAFDGAPDAYFQSAFYQTLYV